The Pirellulimonas nuda genome includes a region encoding these proteins:
- a CDS encoding GspE/PulE family protein: MTPLGKFLIEKRVVSKEQFAEAEALSKKNHSKVQEALVSQGYATSEQVSQALADMHGYEFYDLRDVPIPPAVVELVPESVARENAVIPLAEEDDALKVLVSDPDDYETFDKLQFILNRKINIGIATRESILEAINRNYGQMGDESADSMLQEFTDTAIDFTETEGDDADSDDEEVDEASAPIVRFVQLMIAEAVQLRASDIHVEPFEDRVRIRYRIDGVLVERDSPPRRLLGALLSRIKILARMDIAERRRCQDGRIKITAGGKQLDLRISMLPTNHGQSCVMRLLDPDNIKIGVRQLGLGEADFKNFRNLIRRPNGIFLVTGPTGSGKTTTLYAAMNELNRPDRKIITAEDPVEYYLAGINQVEVKHSIGLDFSRIIRAMLRQAPNVILVGEMRDYETASMGIQASLTGHLVFSTLHTNDAPGAVSRMTDLGVPSYLVAGSVIGILAQRLVRVVCSKCKQPYTPTHYEIETAGITPEQVAKANFMKGRGCNHCGGSGYRGRLGIYELLLMNNTIRELTFKSASTVDIRKAAAKEGMRSLFEDGIDKVCAGITTVEEVFRVAKKMG; encoded by the coding sequence ATGACCCCCCTTGGCAAGTTCCTCATCGAAAAGCGGGTGGTCAGCAAGGAGCAGTTTGCCGAAGCCGAGGCGCTCTCCAAGAAGAACCACAGCAAGGTGCAAGAGGCCCTGGTTTCGCAGGGATACGCCACCAGCGAGCAGGTTTCGCAGGCGCTCGCGGACATGCACGGGTACGAGTTCTACGACCTGCGAGACGTGCCGATCCCCCCCGCCGTGGTGGAACTGGTCCCCGAGTCGGTCGCCCGCGAAAACGCGGTGATCCCGCTGGCCGAGGAGGACGACGCCCTCAAGGTGCTGGTGAGCGACCCGGACGACTACGAGACGTTCGACAAGCTGCAGTTCATCCTCAACCGCAAGATCAACATCGGCATCGCGACGCGGGAGAGCATCCTCGAAGCGATTAACCGCAACTACGGCCAGATGGGCGACGAGTCGGCCGACTCCATGCTGCAAGAGTTCACCGACACGGCCATCGACTTCACCGAGACCGAGGGGGACGACGCCGACTCCGACGACGAAGAAGTGGACGAGGCGAGCGCTCCGATCGTGCGGTTTGTGCAGCTCATGATCGCCGAGGCGGTGCAGCTGCGGGCCTCCGACATCCATGTCGAGCCGTTCGAGGACCGGGTGCGGATCCGCTACCGGATCGACGGCGTGCTGGTCGAACGCGACAGCCCACCGCGGCGTCTGCTGGGGGCGCTGCTCTCCCGCATTAAGATCCTCGCCCGGATGGACATTGCGGAACGCCGCAGGTGCCAGGACGGCCGGATCAAGATCACCGCCGGCGGCAAGCAGCTCGACCTGCGGATCAGCATGCTCCCTACCAACCACGGCCAGAGCTGCGTGATGCGGCTCTTGGACCCAGACAACATCAAGATCGGGGTCCGGCAGCTCGGCCTGGGTGAGGCCGACTTCAAGAACTTCCGTAACCTCATCCGCCGCCCCAACGGCATCTTCTTGGTCACGGGCCCGACCGGCTCTGGGAAGACCACCACGCTCTACGCGGCGATGAACGAGCTCAACCGGCCCGACCGGAAGATCATCACCGCCGAGGACCCGGTAGAGTACTACCTGGCGGGCATCAACCAGGTCGAGGTGAAGCACAGCATCGGGCTGGATTTCTCACGGATCATCCGGGCGATGTTGCGGCAAGCCCCAAACGTGATCCTGGTGGGCGAAATGCGCGACTATGAGACAGCTTCGATGGGAATCCAGGCTTCTCTGACTGGACACCTGGTTTTCAGTACGCTCCATACCAACGATGCGCCCGGCGCCGTGTCACGAATGACCGACCTCGGCGTCCCCTCGTACCTCGTCGCAGGCAGCGTGATCGGAATTTTGGCGCAAAGATTGGTCCGCGTTGTGTGCTCGAAATGTAAACAACCGTACACCCCAACGCACTACGAAATCGAGACCGCCGGCATCACCCCCGAGCAGGTCGCCAAAGCCAACTTTATGAAGGGCCGCGGGTGCAATCATTGCGGCGGCAGCGGGTACCGCGGGCGCCTGGGCATCTACGAGTTGCTGCTGATGAACAACACGATCCGGGAGCTCACCTTCAAGAGCGCGTCGACCGTCGATATCCGTAAAGCCGCTGCAAAAGAAGGGATGCGCTCGCTCTTCGAGGACGGGATCGACAAGGTTTGCGCCGGCATCACCACGGTCGAGGAAGTCTTCCGCGTGGCCAAAAAGATGGGCTGA
- a CDS encoding glycosyltransferase family protein — MPDFAQHGPITTLHELGTVHPEQIEANLRAAVQRHPIGLLLPVTASDMRAEPFARIAQKLAAADYIDTTLVLLNRADSVEDYRECRRIVSQLGPRAHVLWTDGPRGAAAFAELTDAGFDVSQPGKGRAVWTAFGFLLADPRLKAFVLQDCDIVNYDNEMLVRLCLPMAHASVDFEFAKAYYARVTDRMHGRVVRLLMTPLLRAMIAVLGSDPFLVFLRSFRYPLSGEFAISATLARSNRIPCDWGLEVGVLAEVFRNTSPKRVCQVDLGRLYEHKHQPLDRSDPHSGLLKMGSQIIQSILRTLASRGQVLSQGHLMTLQAAFLRLAQDAVRQYHADAMMNSLEYDRHSEEQAIEAFAALIATAGQAVLDDPTGAAALPTWSRVMAALPDFPSRLRQIAEDDAAEFTGEPSP; from the coding sequence ATGCCCGACTTCGCCCAGCACGGTCCGATCACCACGCTCCACGAGCTGGGGACCGTGCACCCAGAGCAGATCGAGGCCAACCTCCGCGCGGCGGTCCAGCGCCACCCCATCGGCCTCTTGCTGCCGGTCACGGCCAGCGACATGCGGGCAGAGCCGTTCGCGCGGATCGCTCAGAAGCTGGCCGCGGCGGACTACATCGACACCACGCTGGTGCTGCTCAACCGCGCCGATTCGGTCGAAGACTACCGCGAGTGCCGCAGGATCGTCTCGCAGCTCGGCCCGCGGGCGCACGTGCTGTGGACCGACGGCCCCCGCGGCGCCGCCGCCTTTGCGGAGCTTACCGACGCGGGGTTCGACGTCTCGCAGCCCGGCAAGGGGAGGGCGGTGTGGACCGCCTTCGGCTTCCTGCTGGCCGACCCGCGGCTCAAGGCGTTTGTGCTGCAGGACTGCGACATCGTGAACTACGACAACGAGATGCTGGTGCGGCTCTGCCTGCCGATGGCCCACGCCAGCGTCGATTTCGAGTTCGCCAAGGCCTACTACGCCCGCGTGACCGACCGCATGCACGGCCGCGTGGTGCGGCTGCTGATGACGCCGCTGCTGCGGGCGATGATCGCGGTGCTGGGGAGCGACCCGTTCCTGGTGTTCCTGCGGAGCTTCCGCTACCCACTGTCGGGCGAGTTCGCCATCAGCGCCACGCTGGCCCGCTCCAACCGCATCCCGTGCGACTGGGGATTAGAGGTCGGCGTGCTGGCCGAGGTGTTCCGCAACACGTCTCCCAAGCGGGTCTGCCAGGTCGACCTCGGCAGGCTGTACGAGCACAAGCACCAGCCGCTGGACCGCAGCGACCCGCATTCGGGTCTGCTGAAGATGGGCTCGCAGATCATCCAGAGCATCCTGCGGACGCTCGCCAGCCGCGGGCAGGTCTTGAGCCAGGGCCACCTGATGACCCTGCAAGCAGCCTTCTTGCGGCTCGCCCAAGACGCGGTGCGGCAATACCACGCCGACGCAATGATGAATAGCTTAGAGTACGACCGGCACAGCGAGGAGCAAGCGATCGAGGCGTTCGCGGCGCTCATCGCCACGGCCGGCCAGGCGGTGCTGGACGATCCGACCGGGGCCGCGGCGCTGCCGACCTGGAGCCGAGTGATGGCGGCGCTGCCCGATTTCCCCAGCCGGTTGCGGCAGATCGCCGAGGACGACGCAGCAGAATTCACCGGCGAGCCGTCGCCCTAA
- a CDS encoding glycosyltransferase family 4 protein: protein MQLAIAHYHLDSGGVTQVIRNQLRALAACPAASRPERVVVLYGGRRGGWPAPQPDETPPFELELVPVAELEYSESASARPDAMADRLHQVLGDHGMKVDQTLIHFHNHSLGKNGSVPGALALLADRGYRLLLQVHDFIEDFRPANYRRLERSLGLRDPQAIARVQYPQNPSIHYATLTTRDSDLLLQAGVAAERVHLLPNPVVDFHKAPPRDEARARVAQRLGLKQGQRLLVYPVRGIRRKNLGEMLLHAALDGGQTMAALTLPPISPVELPSYDRWHGLSERLRLPCRFDIGGLGRLEYEDSLAASDALLTTSVAEGFGLVFLEAWLAGRPLTGRNLPEITGDFETLGMRFDLLDPDIKLPVDWLPIDEVREAIGELHEWVCRDYGFATDGAPLADERQAQLAAIGAEGTIDFAQLPTHWQADVVTRIRQEGASAIDRVLELNPTVAAGLKATAQSHRETIESNAAVVRQHYSPQSIGGKLCATYAAVQEAPAGPCAADQGVVDGAVILRHYLRADRLHPVRTEA, encoded by the coding sequence ATGCAACTCGCGATCGCGCACTACCACCTCGACTCGGGGGGCGTAACCCAGGTCATCCGCAACCAGTTGCGTGCGCTGGCGGCCTGCCCCGCCGCGAGCCGGCCCGAACGCGTGGTGGTGCTGTACGGGGGGCGACGCGGCGGCTGGCCGGCGCCGCAGCCGGACGAGACGCCCCCGTTTGAGCTGGAGCTGGTTCCCGTGGCGGAGCTGGAGTACTCCGAGTCGGCGTCGGCCAGGCCCGACGCCATGGCCGATCGGCTGCACCAGGTGCTCGGCGACCACGGCATGAAGGTCGATCAGACGCTGATCCACTTTCACAACCACTCCCTCGGCAAGAACGGATCGGTGCCCGGCGCGCTCGCCCTGCTCGCCGACCGCGGCTACCGGCTGCTGCTGCAGGTGCACGACTTCATCGAAGACTTCCGCCCCGCCAACTACCGGCGGCTCGAGCGGTCGTTGGGGCTCCGCGACCCGCAAGCGATCGCCCGGGTTCAGTACCCGCAAAACCCGTCGATCCACTACGCCACGCTCACCACGCGCGACTCGGACCTGCTGCTCCAGGCCGGCGTCGCCGCCGAGCGCGTCCACCTGCTCCCCAACCCGGTGGTCGACTTCCACAAGGCGCCCCCGCGCGACGAGGCCCGCGCGCGGGTCGCTCAGCGGCTGGGGCTCAAACAAGGCCAACGGCTGCTGGTCTACCCGGTGCGCGGCATCCGCCGGAAGAACCTGGGAGAGATGCTGCTGCACGCGGCGCTCGATGGGGGCCAAACGATGGCGGCGCTCACGCTCCCCCCCATCAGCCCGGTCGAGCTCCCCTCGTACGACCGCTGGCACGGGCTCTCCGAACGGCTGCGGCTGCCGTGCCGCTTCGACATCGGCGGCCTCGGCCGGCTGGAGTACGAGGACTCGCTGGCGGCCTCCGATGCGCTTCTCACCACCAGCGTCGCCGAGGGCTTCGGGCTGGTGTTCCTCGAGGCGTGGCTCGCGGGCCGACCCCTCACCGGACGCAACCTGCCGGAGATCACGGGGGACTTCGAAACGCTCGGCATGCGTTTCGACCTGCTCGACCCAGACATCAAGCTGCCGGTCGACTGGCTGCCGATCGACGAGGTCCGCGAAGCGATCGGCGAGCTGCACGAGTGGGTCTGCCGCGACTACGGGTTCGCCACAGACGGCGCGCCGCTGGCCGACGAGCGCCAAGCGCAGCTCGCCGCGATCGGCGCCGAGGGGACCATCGATTTCGCCCAGCTCCCCACCCACTGGCAAGCAGACGTCGTCACGCGTATCCGGCAGGAGGGCGCATCGGCGATCGATCGGGTGCTGGAGCTCAACCCCACCGTCGCGGCGGGGCTCAAGGCCACGGCCCAGTCGCACCGCGAGACGATCGAGTCGAACGCCGCGGTCGTCCGCCAGCACTACTCTCCCCAGTCCATCGGCGGGAAGCTCTGCGCCACGTACGCCGCGGTGCAAGAGGCCCCGGCGGGGCCCTGCGCCGCAGACCAGGGGGTCGTCGACGGCGCCGTGATCTTGCGGCACTACCTGCGCGCCGACCGCCTGCACCCCGTGCGGACCGAGGCCTAG
- a CDS encoding HAD family hydrolase, whose product MTDDQLVRLIAQLSRPLAPLPTDVEAAPTPLDGVRALLLDVYGTLLASASGDISLADPLARSDMAVDALAVCGLHRCIDRDGLVERLHDQIAAQHARLREQGVEFPEVDIVAVWRRLPWAEPPDDAALRRVAVEYECRVNPVWPMPEAAELLAELRRCGVAVGIVSNAQFYTPLAVEALLGAPLGALGFDPSLCVWSFEHLQAKPGRFLYDEAAGRLAAHGIAPGEALMVGNDLRNDIAAAQAAGLRTALFAGDGRSLRMRHGDPLVEGVRADAVVTRLSQLLTVMRLAPR is encoded by the coding sequence GTGACCGACGATCAGCTTGTGCGCCTAATCGCCCAGCTCAGCAGGCCCCTCGCGCCGCTTCCGACCGACGTGGAGGCGGCCCCCACGCCCCTGGACGGCGTGCGCGCGCTGCTGCTTGACGTCTACGGGACCCTGCTGGCGAGCGCCAGCGGCGACATCAGCCTGGCCGACCCGCTCGCGCGCAGCGACATGGCCGTCGACGCGCTGGCGGTGTGCGGGCTGCACCGCTGCATCGACCGCGACGGCTTGGTCGAGCGCCTGCACGACCAGATCGCTGCCCAGCACGCCCGGCTGCGTGAACAGGGGGTCGAGTTCCCGGAGGTCGACATCGTCGCGGTGTGGCGGCGGCTCCCGTGGGCCGAACCGCCCGACGACGCGGCGCTGCGGCGCGTGGCCGTTGAGTACGAGTGCCGGGTGAACCCGGTGTGGCCGATGCCCGAGGCCGCAGAGCTGCTGGCCGAGCTGCGCCGCTGCGGCGTCGCGGTAGGGATCGTCAGCAACGCCCAGTTCTACACGCCGCTGGCGGTCGAGGCGTTGCTGGGGGCGCCGCTGGGGGCGTTGGGGTTCGACCCCTCGCTGTGCGTCTGGTCGTTCGAGCACCTCCAGGCCAAGCCGGGCCGGTTCCTGTACGACGAGGCGGCTGGGCGCCTGGCGGCCCACGGCATCGCGCCCGGCGAGGCCCTGATGGTGGGCAACGACCTGCGGAACGACATCGCCGCCGCCCAAGCAGCGGGGCTGCGAACCGCGTTGTTCGCCGGCGACGGGCGCTCGCTGCGCATGCGCCACGGCGATCCGCTGGTCGAGGGGGTGCGGGCAGACGCCGTCGTCACCCGGCTCTCACAGCTTCTGACGGTCATGCGGCTTGCACCACGGTGA
- a CDS encoding glycosyltransferase family 4 protein encodes MNPIIPPSGRNIGFVGTRFAGTDGVSLEAAKWAKVLWDHRHVSHWYAGKLDTDPAVSMLVPHAWFGHPDIDWISERAFGAVRRDPEVTRRIFALAEHLKRTLYEFVERFSIDIMVVQNALCIPMNIPLGVAISMFCAETNFPTIAHHHDFYWERDRFSVNCVGDLLRMAFPCTVPSIQHVTINSEGQRSLSHRRGASSVLVPNVLNFETEPPGIDDFNRDFRQAIGIEPDDILFLQPTRVVPRKGIEHSINLIKALENPRCKLVISHESGDEGHAYRDSLQELAEQQGVDLRYVPTRIGEERGYNEQGEKIFLLADAYAHADFITYPSLYEGFGNALLEAFYYRKPVLVNRYSIYVTDIEPRGFDVVAMNGYLTREVVQGVQRVITDHAYRDAMVAKNYELGRRFFGYALLRRKLRALITNVTGADEL; translated from the coding sequence ATGAACCCCATCATCCCACCCTCCGGCCGCAACATCGGGTTCGTCGGCACCCGCTTCGCCGGCACCGACGGCGTCTCGCTCGAGGCCGCCAAGTGGGCCAAGGTGCTGTGGGACCACCGCCACGTAAGCCACTGGTACGCCGGCAAGCTCGACACCGACCCGGCGGTCAGCATGCTGGTGCCGCACGCCTGGTTCGGCCACCCAGACATCGACTGGATCAGCGAACGCGCCTTCGGCGCAGTGCGGCGCGACCCGGAAGTGACCAGGCGGATCTTCGCCCTGGCCGAGCACCTCAAGCGGACGCTGTACGAGTTCGTTGAGAGGTTCTCCATCGACATCATGGTGGTGCAGAACGCGTTGTGCATCCCGATGAACATCCCGCTGGGGGTGGCCATCTCGATGTTCTGCGCAGAGACCAACTTCCCCACCATCGCCCACCACCACGACTTCTACTGGGAGCGGGACCGCTTCAGCGTGAACTGCGTGGGCGACCTGCTGCGGATGGCGTTCCCCTGCACCGTCCCGTCGATCCAGCACGTCACCATCAACAGCGAGGGGCAGCGCAGCCTGTCGCACCGCCGGGGCGCCTCCAGCGTGCTGGTGCCCAACGTGCTGAACTTCGAGACCGAGCCCCCCGGCATCGACGATTTCAACCGCGACTTCCGCCAAGCGATCGGCATCGAGCCCGACGACATCTTGTTCCTGCAGCCCACGCGCGTCGTCCCCCGCAAGGGGATCGAGCACTCCATCAACCTGATCAAGGCGCTCGAGAACCCGCGCTGCAAGCTGGTGATCTCGCACGAGTCGGGCGACGAGGGGCACGCCTACCGCGACTCGCTGCAGGAGCTCGCCGAGCAGCAGGGGGTCGACCTCCGCTACGTGCCGACCCGCATCGGCGAGGAACGCGGCTACAACGAGCAGGGCGAGAAGATCTTCCTGCTGGCCGACGCCTACGCCCACGCCGACTTCATCACCTACCCCAGCCTGTACGAGGGCTTCGGCAACGCCCTGCTCGAGGCGTTCTACTACCGCAAGCCGGTGCTGGTGAACCGCTACTCGATCTACGTAACCGACATCGAACCACGCGGGTTCGACGTGGTCGCCATGAACGGCTACCTCACCCGCGAGGTGGTGCAGGGGGTCCAACGCGTCATCACCGACCACGCCTACCGCGACGCCATGGTGGCCAAAAACTACGAGCTAGGCCGCCGGTTCTTCGGCTACGCCCTGCTGCGGCGCAAGCTGCGGGCGCTGATCACAAACGTGACCGGCGCGGACGAGCTATAG
- a CDS encoding HXXEE domain-containing protein — MFGRMLDWLVGKWQWPSAALFAAGLLALLAPFVFRFAGLALGLVYLQLPIYMLHQFEEHNHDRFRLWVNANIGHGRDVLTPIATFWINSLFVWGVDLAALYLATFVDLSLGLIALYLPMLNAVGHIVPAIVKRQYNPGLLTSVAVFLPVGLLSTYVVSRAAGADVHDHLLALGVAVAVHGAIIAHVRRRMALLSRAAAPEMPAGLPA; from the coding sequence ATGTTCGGACGGATGCTCGACTGGCTGGTGGGGAAGTGGCAGTGGCCCAGCGCGGCGCTGTTCGCGGCCGGGTTGCTGGCGCTGCTCGCCCCCTTCGTGTTTCGGTTTGCGGGGCTGGCGCTGGGGCTCGTGTACCTGCAGCTACCCATCTACATGCTGCACCAGTTTGAGGAGCACAACCACGACCGCTTCCGCCTGTGGGTGAACGCCAACATCGGCCACGGGCGCGACGTGCTGACGCCGATCGCGACGTTCTGGATCAACTCGCTGTTTGTCTGGGGGGTCGACCTGGCGGCGCTCTACCTGGCGACGTTTGTCGACCTTTCGCTGGGGCTGATCGCGTTGTACCTGCCGATGCTCAACGCGGTGGGGCACATCGTCCCGGCGATCGTCAAGCGTCAGTACAACCCCGGGCTGCTGACCAGCGTGGCGGTCTTCTTGCCGGTGGGGCTGCTGAGCACCTACGTAGTGTCGCGCGCCGCCGGCGCCGATGTTCACGACCACCTGCTGGCCTTGGGGGTGGCGGTGGCCGTGCACGGCGCGATCATCGCGCACGTACGCCGGCGGATGGCGTTGCTCTCACGCGCCGCGGCGCCGGAGATGCCGGCGGGGCTTCCCGCGTAG
- a CDS encoding arylsulfatase, which yields MRNEVRRSVWRCLALAVVMACASGTHAQDKKPNILFIMGDDIGIMQPGCYHQGLMVGETPNIDRLANEGGRFMDYYAMQSCTSGRCAFFTGMEPIRVGLTVPQLPGSPAWLRPGTPTLAKVLLNQGYTTGQFGKNHLGDHAESLPTAQGFQEYWGYLYHLDAMQQVSFPDINKSPTEQAVAPPGLNTPIPGLTPPKGSVDAKTTISLIPPRPILSCASSDGTQANQQVESAGELTLERSKTVDEEISDHVIDWLDRNAPKKTGKPFFCWYNPARMHVTTVLSKKYEDMIGVKGGKDWGANEAGMKQMDDNIGYVLKKLEDMGELDNTIVVFTTDNGAEAISFPDGGVTPFKGQKGQAWEGGYRAPCVIRWPGHIKPGTLYKEMFASYDWLPTLAEIAGGPKGDELDKTIQAGKYPKFAKTKLAGVNQIDYLTGKTDKSARETFIYYSGATLSAVRYKNWKFYYSMAAPGPDGWLDPLITYNFTLVNNIKRDPFEQAVGSWQKTAASIQGALASPSTAYIYDWNLLPISQGIALRHLESFQEFPPMQAPPSYNLAQVMAQIEAQKRQIHNSGHPSD from the coding sequence ATGCGTAACGAAGTGCGGCGATCCGTTTGGCGCTGTTTAGCGCTGGCGGTGGTGATGGCGTGTGCGAGCGGTACGCACGCCCAGGACAAGAAGCCCAACATCTTGTTCATCATGGGGGACGACATCGGCATCATGCAGCCGGGTTGTTACCACCAGGGTCTGATGGTTGGCGAGACGCCCAACATCGACCGACTGGCCAACGAAGGGGGCCGGTTCATGGACTACTACGCGATGCAGAGCTGCACGTCGGGGCGCTGCGCGTTCTTTACCGGGATGGAGCCGATCCGCGTTGGGCTGACCGTTCCGCAGCTTCCGGGCAGCCCCGCTTGGCTGCGCCCGGGCACGCCGACGCTTGCGAAGGTGCTGCTCAACCAGGGCTACACCACGGGTCAGTTCGGCAAGAACCACCTGGGTGACCACGCCGAGTCGCTGCCGACCGCGCAGGGCTTCCAAGAGTATTGGGGTTACCTGTACCACCTCGACGCGATGCAGCAGGTGAGCTTCCCGGACATCAACAAGTCGCCGACCGAGCAGGCCGTGGCGCCCCCCGGGCTGAACACCCCGATCCCGGGCCTCACGCCCCCCAAGGGATCGGTGGACGCCAAGACCACCATCAGCCTGATCCCGCCGCGGCCGATCCTTTCTTGTGCTTCCTCGGACGGCACGCAGGCCAACCAGCAAGTCGAGAGCGCCGGCGAGCTGACGCTCGAGAGGTCGAAGACGGTTGACGAAGAGATTTCCGATCACGTGATCGACTGGCTCGACCGCAACGCCCCGAAGAAGACCGGCAAGCCGTTCTTCTGCTGGTACAACCCGGCCCGCATGCACGTGACGACCGTGCTGTCGAAGAAGTACGAGGACATGATCGGCGTCAAAGGGGGCAAGGACTGGGGCGCCAACGAGGCCGGCATGAAGCAGATGGACGACAACATCGGCTACGTGCTGAAGAAGCTTGAGGACATGGGCGAGCTCGACAACACGATCGTCGTGTTCACCACCGACAACGGCGCCGAGGCGATCAGCTTCCCCGACGGCGGCGTGACCCCCTTTAAGGGCCAGAAGGGGCAGGCCTGGGAGGGCGGCTACCGGGCGCCGTGTGTCATCCGCTGGCCGGGCCACATCAAGCCGGGCACGCTCTACAAGGAGATGTTCGCGTCGTACGACTGGCTGCCAACGCTGGCAGAGATCGCCGGCGGGCCCAAGGGGGACGAGCTGGACAAGACGATCCAGGCCGGCAAGTACCCGAAGTTCGCCAAGACGAAGCTGGCGGGGGTCAACCAGATCGACTACCTGACTGGCAAGACCGACAAGTCGGCCCGCGAGACGTTCATCTACTACTCGGGCGCCACGCTGTCGGCCGTGCGGTACAAGAACTGGAAGTTCTACTACTCGATGGCGGCGCCCGGCCCGGACGGCTGGCTCGACCCGCTGATCACCTACAACTTCACGCTGGTGAACAACATCAAGCGCGACCCCTTCGAGCAGGCGGTCGGCAGTTGGCAGAAGACCGCGGCCTCGATACAGGGGGCGCTCGCGTCGCCGAGCACCGCGTACATCTACGACTGGAACCTGCTGCCGATCAGCCAGGGCATCGCGCTGCGGCACCTGGAGTCGTTCCAGGAGTTCCCGCCGATGCAGGCGCCCCCGTCGTACAACCTGGCTCAGGTGATGGCGCAGATTGAGGCGCAGAAGCGTCAGATCCACAACTCGGGCCACCCGAGCGACTGA
- a CDS encoding creatininase family protein — MAIAAGGVEVGDAPFGDPCRRAGAHPAAKFCIIDNAVNNAGALASIGASPCHSLQVLRCGRAASTACTTHFNPEVRTMAIRNHVLLETNYRRLRDHPPRVAVLPWGATEAHNYHLPYGTDAIQATSFAQRAAELAAADGARVIVLPVIPFGNDQQQLDQVCTISITTPTATALLRDIARSLVAQGIDRLVIVNAHGGNQFQPLVRDLQSELPILIVVANFYQMVPDVRAAVFDAPGDHADETETSLMLHLRPDLVELHRAGAGERIAPAIDGLRQPGFWTPRPWSACHPDTGSGDPSLATAQKGQSYFDAIVRSLATALVDLSAANKGDLPYLR; from the coding sequence GTGGCCATAGCTGCCGGCGGCGTGGAGGTGGGCGACGCACCCTTCGGCGATCCGTGCCGACGAGCGGGCGCCCACCCCGCGGCCAAGTTCTGCATCATCGACAACGCCGTGAACAACGCCGGCGCTCTTGCTTCGATCGGCGCCTCTCCGTGCCACAGCCTGCAAGTGCTACGCTGCGGGCGTGCGGCATCGACCGCGTGCACGACGCACTTCAACCCGGAGGTCCGTACGATGGCGATCCGCAATCACGTGCTGCTGGAAACCAACTACCGACGCCTGCGGGACCACCCGCCACGCGTGGCCGTGCTGCCGTGGGGCGCCACCGAGGCCCACAACTACCACCTCCCCTACGGCACCGACGCGATCCAGGCGACCAGTTTCGCCCAGCGCGCCGCCGAGCTGGCCGCCGCCGACGGCGCCCGGGTGATCGTGCTGCCGGTCATCCCGTTCGGCAACGACCAGCAGCAGCTCGACCAGGTCTGCACGATCAGCATCACCACCCCCACCGCCACGGCGCTGCTGCGCGACATCGCGCGGTCGCTGGTGGCCCAGGGGATCGATCGGCTGGTGATCGTCAACGCGCACGGCGGCAACCAGTTCCAGCCCCTGGTGCGCGACCTGCAGTCGGAGCTGCCGATCTTGATCGTCGTGGCCAACTTCTACCAGATGGTCCCCGACGTCCGCGCAGCGGTGTTCGACGCCCCCGGCGACCACGCGGACGAAACCGAAACCAGCCTGATGCTGCACCTGCGGCCCGACCTGGTAGAGCTACACCGGGCGGGCGCCGGAGAGCGGATCGCACCGGCGATCGACGGCCTGCGACAACCGGGCTTCTGGACGCCCCGCCCCTGGTCGGCGTGCCACCCCGACACCGGCAGCGGCGACCCCTCCCTAGCGACGGCCCAGAAGGGCCAGAGCTACTTCGACGCGATCGTCCGCTCGCTTGCAACGGCGCTGGTCGATCTATCGGCCGCCAACAAGGGCGACCTGCCGTACCTGCGGTAG